The Fortiea contorta PCC 7126 genome has a segment encoding these proteins:
- a CDS encoding ferredoxin thioredoxin reductase catalytic beta subunit: protein MISSEANTKSSDKSLEAMRHFSEQYAKRTGTYFCSEPSVTAVVIEGLAKHKDELGAPLCPCRHYEDKEAEVSAAYWNCPCVPMRERKECHCMLFLTTDNEFAGDKQEIPLETIKQVRETMG from the coding sequence ATGATCTCATCAGAAGCTAACACAAAATCCAGCGATAAAAGCCTAGAGGCAATGCGGCATTTTTCCGAACAATACGCCAAGCGCACTGGAACCTACTTCTGTTCTGAACCTTCCGTCACCGCAGTCGTCATTGAAGGACTAGCCAAACATAAAGACGAACTGGGCGCGCCTTTGTGCCCCTGTCGCCATTACGAAGACAAAGAAGCAGAAGTCAGCGCTGCATATTGGAACTGTCCCTGTGTGCCCATGCGAGAACGCAAAGAATGTCACTGTATGCTGTTTCTCACCACAGATAACGAATTTGCTGGAGACAAACAAGAAATTCCCCTAGAAACAATCAAACAAGTGCGGGAAACCATGGGATGA
- a CDS encoding DUF309 domain-containing protein, translating to MSEIMPQEFWQGVEQFNTGQFYACHDTLEALWIEAIEPDKTFYQGILQIAVALYHLSNHNWRGAVILLGEGSNRLRRYPSSYGGINLEDFLYQSWTLLKALQEVGPDDIPTARLNDKALPQITLIQDEQIES from the coding sequence ATGAGTGAAATCATGCCCCAAGAGTTTTGGCAAGGTGTAGAACAGTTTAACACTGGACAGTTTTACGCCTGTCACGACACCTTAGAAGCCTTGTGGATTGAAGCAATTGAGCCAGATAAAACTTTTTATCAAGGCATTCTCCAAATTGCTGTAGCTCTTTACCACCTGAGCAACCATAACTGGCGAGGAGCCGTAATCTTATTAGGGGAAGGTAGCAATCGCCTCCGCCGTTACCCATCGAGTTACGGCGGTATTAATTTAGAAGATTTTCTGTACCAAAGCTGGACATTATTAAAGGCGTTGCAGGAAGTAGGGCCAGATGACATACCTACTGCTAGACTGAATGACAAAGCCTTACCGCAGATTACACTCATTCAAGATGAACAAATAGAGTCTTAG
- a CDS encoding LptA/OstA family protein — MVSCEQLPKARLQRCALALMLPAALLGALSLSPQVQTATAQTSGGNRPLTIRADVQEYDAKSQVVTARGNVQMLYPARQLQATAAQAQYFTKDRRIDFSGNVYILQQGGNSIRAEKVTYLIDEGRFVALPQSNRQVESIYMVQDAEIGGQSAKPAPATPPFKRSN; from the coding sequence ATGGTTTCCTGCGAACAATTACCAAAAGCACGGTTGCAACGCTGTGCTTTAGCCTTAATGCTACCAGCTGCACTCTTGGGTGCTTTATCCCTATCGCCCCAAGTACAAACCGCTACTGCACAAACATCAGGCGGAAATCGCCCACTAACTATCCGCGCAGATGTACAGGAATATGACGCCAAAAGCCAAGTAGTGACAGCTCGTGGTAATGTGCAAATGTTGTATCCAGCTCGTCAACTGCAAGCAACAGCCGCCCAAGCTCAATATTTTACTAAAGATCGTCGCATCGACTTCAGCGGTAACGTTTATATCTTGCAACAGGGTGGTAATAGCATCAGAGCAGAAAAAGTAACTTATTTAATTGACGAAGGGCGATTTGTCGCTTTACCCCAGTCCAACCGCCAAGTTGAATCCATTTATATGGTGCAGGATGCAGAAATTGGGGGACAATCAGCTAAACCAGCTCCAGCGACGCCACCTTTCAAGCGTTCTAATTAG
- the lptB gene encoding LPS export ABC transporter ATP-binding protein: MKIVLENIHKSYGKRLIVNRVNLVVAQGEVVGLLGPNGAGKTTTFYIATGLEKPNQGKVWLDDVDITGMPMHKRARLGIGYLAQEASVFRQLSVRDNLLLVLEQTNVPHWEWSGRVQTLLREFRLEKVANSKGIQLSGGERRRTELARALAAGREGPKFLLLDEPFAGVDPIAVSEIQQIVGKLRDRGMGILITDHNVRETLAITDRAYIMREGQILAFGNADELYNNPLVRQYYLGDNFQA, from the coding sequence GTGAAAATTGTCTTAGAGAATATCCATAAATCTTACGGCAAGCGGCTAATAGTTAATCGTGTCAACCTTGTTGTGGCTCAAGGAGAGGTCGTTGGTTTATTAGGGCCTAATGGAGCTGGTAAAACAACGACATTTTACATTGCTACAGGTTTAGAAAAACCCAATCAGGGAAAAGTTTGGTTGGATGACGTTGATATTACTGGGATGCCCATGCATAAAAGAGCACGATTGGGTATTGGTTATTTAGCACAAGAAGCCAGTGTTTTTCGGCAACTTTCCGTACGTGATAATTTACTATTGGTATTAGAACAAACTAATGTACCACACTGGGAGTGGTCAGGGAGAGTACAAACTTTACTGCGAGAATTTCGCTTAGAAAAAGTGGCTAACAGTAAAGGAATTCAACTTTCTGGTGGGGAGCGACGACGGACAGAACTAGCAAGAGCTTTAGCAGCGGGAAGAGAAGGCCCAAAATTTTTACTTTTAGATGAACCATTTGCTGGGGTTGATCCTATCGCCGTTTCCGAAATTCAGCAAATTGTCGGCAAATTACGCGATCGCGGTATGGGTATCTTAATTACAGACCACAATGTCCGCGAAACTCTAGCTATTACCGACCGCGCCTACATCATGCGAGAAGGTCAAATTCTCGCTTTTGGCAACGCTGACGAACTTTATAATAACCCCTTGGTGCGGCAGTATTATCTGGGTGATAACTTCCAAGCTTAA
- a CDS encoding LptF/LptG family permease: MDRYLTRELLPPFLFGVGAFSSLGVTIDAVFDLVRKIVESGLAIDIAIQVFVLKLPNFIVLAFPMSTLLATLMTYSRLSSESELVALRGCGVSVYRMVLTAVMLSLVVTGLTFLFNEHIAPAANYQANQTLESALKSDKPTFKQQNIFYPEYKEIKQADGTKNRILARLFYADQFDGKRMKGLTIIDRSQEGLNQIVVSESAQWNASQNVWDFYNGTIYLVAADRSYRNILRFEQQQLRLPRTPLSLAEKSRDYGEMNIFEALDQLEIERLGGDRQKIRKLEVRIQQKISLPFVCVVFGLVGAAMGTIPQRTGRGTSFGVSVIVIFSYYLIFFISGAMGQANVLSPFMGAWLPNFLFLGIGVFLLVRVAQR, encoded by the coding sequence ATGGATCGTTACCTGACGCGGGAATTGCTACCGCCATTTCTCTTTGGTGTGGGAGCTTTTTCGTCCCTTGGTGTGACAATTGATGCTGTCTTTGACTTAGTAAGAAAAATTGTAGAATCTGGACTAGCCATAGACATTGCTATTCAAGTTTTTGTACTAAAATTACCAAATTTTATTGTTTTAGCTTTTCCCATGTCCACCTTGCTCGCTACTTTGATGACTTACAGTCGTCTTTCTAGCGAAAGTGAGCTTGTAGCCTTGCGTGGTTGTGGGGTGAGTGTTTATCGCATGGTACTGACTGCTGTGATGTTAAGTTTAGTAGTCACAGGATTGACGTTTTTGTTTAATGAACACATCGCGCCAGCAGCTAATTACCAAGCCAATCAAACTTTAGAATCTGCACTCAAATCTGATAAACCAACTTTCAAGCAGCAGAATATTTTTTATCCTGAATACAAAGAAATCAAGCAAGCGGATGGTACTAAAAACAGAATACTCGCCAGATTATTCTATGCTGACCAATTTGACGGTAAGCGAATGAAAGGTTTGACAATTATAGATCGTTCCCAAGAAGGTCTCAATCAAATTGTCGTTTCCGAATCAGCTCAGTGGAACGCCTCACAAAATGTGTGGGATTTTTACAACGGTACTATTTATTTAGTAGCCGCAGACCGCTCCTATCGCAACATTTTGCGTTTTGAACAGCAACAGCTACGCCTACCACGTACACCCTTAAGTTTGGCAGAAAAAAGCCGCGACTACGGGGAAATGAATATTTTTGAAGCTTTAGACCAACTAGAGATTGAACGCCTTGGGGGCGATCGCCAAAAAATTCGTAAACTAGAAGTGAGAATTCAACAAAAAATCTCCTTACCCTTTGTCTGCGTAGTCTTTGGCTTAGTCGGCGCAGCTATGGGAACCATACCTCAACGCACTGGACGCGGTACAAGTTTCGGCGTCAGTGTCATCGTCATTTTTTCTTACTATTTAATTTTCTTCATCAGCGGCGCTATGGGACAAGCAAATGTCCTCTCACCCTTTATGGGTGCTTGGCTCCCCAACTTTCTGTTTTTGGGAATTGGCGTATTTTTACTGGTGCGGGTTGCTCAACGTTAA
- a CDS encoding molybdenum cofactor biosynthesis protein MoaE translates to MKSVVTNTPTHAIKPRNEDSFAITLVPLSVGEIYAKADDSANGAVVMMSGMVRNQTDGKPVVALEYQAYEPMALRVFWQIAADIRGLWSDVNRVVIYHRIGRLRVGEISVVVAVGCPHRSEAFAACRYAIDTLKHNAPIWKKEHWADGSSSWVSIGACEQSGEDCENSPSVLSYDQ, encoded by the coding sequence ATGAAATCTGTTGTCACAAATACACCGACCCATGCAATTAAACCCAGAAATGAAGATAGTTTTGCTATTACCTTAGTACCTTTGTCTGTTGGCGAAATCTACGCTAAAGCCGATGATTCAGCTAACGGTGCTGTGGTGATGATGAGTGGGATGGTTCGCAATCAAACAGACGGTAAACCCGTAGTTGCGTTAGAGTATCAAGCCTATGAACCGATGGCGTTGCGGGTATTTTGGCAAATCGCAGCAGATATTCGCGGTTTGTGGTCTGATGTGAATCGAGTAGTAATTTATCACCGCATTGGGCGATTGCGAGTAGGAGAAATTAGCGTTGTGGTAGCGGTGGGTTGTCCTCATCGCAGCGAGGCTTTTGCAGCTTGTCGCTATGCGATTGATACTCTTAAACATAATGCACCCATTTGGAAAAAGGAACACTGGGCAGATGGTTCTAGCAGTTGGGTGAGCATTGGCGCTTGCGAACAGTCAGGGGAAGATTGTGAGAATTCCCCAAGCGTATTGTCATATGATCAGTAG
- a CDS encoding type I restriction-modification system subunit M produces the protein MPANTTDLEKRLWEAADELRANSKLKSSEYSIPVLGLIFLRYADWKFTHAEEELKNAGSRRRGITKADYQAKGVMYLPDAARFSTLLNLPGGADIGKAINDAMRVIETENEELKDILPKTYNRLENDLLFDLLKNFNKVELGTYLSGDAFGKIYEYFLGKFAMTEGQKGGEFFTPISVVKLIVEVIEPYHGRIYDPACGSGGMFVQSASFVERHKRNPSTEISIYGQEKVGETVRLCKMNLAVHGLAGDIRQSNTYYEDVHESVDKFDFVMANPPFNVDKVDKEKIKGDLRVNKFGMPKTDNANYLWIHFFWSALNETGRAGFVMANSASDARGTELEIRQKLIQSHAVDVMIAVGSNFFYTVTLPCTLWFLDKGKADTIRRDQVLFLDARHIYRQIDRAHREFNAEQIEFLANIVRLYRSEAVETSNGSQALLTEKFPQGQYIDIPGLCKVATLEEIAAQGWSLNPGRYVGVAERVVEDFDFTEKLEELNEELEVLNLEARELEERIAENVAKLLEQS, from the coding sequence ATGCCTGCTAACACTACTGATCTAGAGAAACGCCTATGGGAAGCAGCGGATGAGTTACGCGCTAACTCCAAGCTCAAATCCAGTGAGTATTCCATCCCCGTACTGGGGTTAATCTTCCTGCGTTACGCTGACTGGAAATTTACCCATGCTGAGGAAGAACTGAAAAACGCAGGTAGTAGAAGACGTGGGATTACCAAAGCAGACTATCAAGCAAAGGGTGTAATGTATTTACCTGATGCTGCTCGATTCTCTACACTGCTCAACTTACCAGGAGGAGCAGATATTGGCAAGGCAATCAATGACGCCATGCGTGTTATTGAAACAGAGAATGAAGAATTAAAGGATATTCTCCCCAAAACTTACAATCGCCTCGAAAATGATTTGTTATTTGACTTGCTGAAAAACTTTAACAAAGTCGAATTAGGGACATATTTATCAGGGGATGCTTTCGGGAAGATTTATGAATACTTCCTCGGTAAGTTTGCGATGACAGAGGGACAGAAGGGAGGAGAATTTTTTACCCCTATTTCTGTAGTGAAATTAATTGTAGAAGTAATTGAACCATATCATGGACGAATTTATGACCCTGCTTGTGGAAGTGGTGGTATGTTTGTACAAAGTGCATCTTTTGTAGAAAGACACAAGAGAAATCCAAGTACAGAAATTAGTATTTATGGGCAGGAGAAAGTAGGCGAAACTGTCCGCTTATGCAAGATGAACTTAGCAGTACATGGACTTGCAGGGGATATTCGTCAGAGCAATACTTATTATGAAGATGTTCACGAGTCAGTAGATAAATTTGATTTTGTGATGGCAAATCCACCTTTTAATGTGGATAAGGTAGACAAAGAAAAAATTAAGGGAGATTTGCGGGTTAATAAATTCGGAATGCCTAAAACAGATAATGCTAATTACCTGTGGATTCATTTTTTCTGGAGTGCATTAAATGAAACAGGTAGAGCAGGATTTGTGATGGCGAATTCTGCCAGTGATGCGCGAGGAACTGAATTAGAAATTAGGCAAAAACTTATTCAATCCCATGCAGTGGATGTGATGATTGCTGTTGGTTCTAATTTCTTCTACACTGTGACTTTACCCTGTACCCTGTGGTTTTTGGATAAAGGGAAAGCAGATACTATCCGTCGAGATCAGGTATTATTTCTTGATGCTAGGCACATTTACCGCCAAATTGATAGAGCGCATCGGGAGTTTAACGCAGAACAGATTGAATTTTTGGCTAATATTGTTAGGTTGTACAGAAGTGAAGCAGTAGAGACAAGCAATGGTAGTCAAGCATTGCTAACAGAGAAATTCCCGCAAGGACAATATATTGATATACCTGGACTTTGTAAGGTAGCAACTCTAGAAGAAATTGCAGCCCAGGGATGGAGTTTAAACCCAGGACGTTATGTGGGTGTTGCAGAACGAGTAGTAGAAGATTTTGATTTTACGGAGAAGTTGGAAGAGTTGAATGAGGAATTGGAAGTTTTGAATTTAGAAGCGAGGGAGTTAGAGGAGAGAATTGCAGAGAATGTGGCGAAATTGTTAGAACAAAGTTAA
- a CDS encoding ribbon-helix-helix domain-containing protein, with amino-acid sequence MNITLKAEIEQFIQAQIATGRYANAEEVISKALKLLAEWDKGYQDWEEETRKKIAVGLAQIERGEVLDGEVVMARLEEKIRKARESQG; translated from the coding sequence ATGAATATCACACTTAAAGCAGAAATCGAGCAATTTATTCAAGCACAAATTGCTACAGGTAGATATGCAAATGCTGAGGAAGTGATTAGTAAAGCATTGAAGTTGCTAGCAGAATGGGACAAAGGTTATCAGGACTGGGAAGAAGAAACTCGTAAAAAAATTGCTGTTGGACTTGCTCAAATTGAACGGGGAGAGGTGCTTGATGGTGAAGTGGTAATGGCACGACTGGAAGAGAAAATACGGAAAGCGCGTGAGAGTCAAGGGTAA
- a CDS encoding type II toxin-antitoxin system RelE/ParE family toxin — MQYVIALEASQDLDEILDYFLQRNIDAGERFIREFNKKCQNIAKFPNIGRSYAKFDPALRGIPLNGYIIFYRVFEDRVVIVRVVSGYRDLESLFTDDE; from the coding sequence ATGCAATATGTAATTGCTCTAGAAGCGAGTCAAGATTTAGATGAAATTTTAGATTATTTTCTCCAGCGCAATATTGATGCAGGAGAAAGGTTTATTCGGGAGTTTAATAAGAAGTGCCAGAATATAGCGAAGTTTCCAAATATTGGTAGGAGTTATGCCAAGTTTGATCCGGCACTCAGAGGGATTCCTTTGAATGGTTATATTATTTTTTATCGAGTGTTTGAGGATAGGGTGGTAATTGTGCGTGTAGTGAGTGGGTATAGAGATTTAGAATCTTTGTTTACAGATGACGAGTGA
- a CDS encoding restriction endonuclease subunit S gives MNTKFNLKHPLVTLQEITTKIGSGATPRGGQDSYKSTGINLIRSLNIYDFQFEYEGLVFIDETQAKQLSNVEVKLNDILLNITGASVARCCMVPSKLLPARVNQHVAIVRVSPLLANPYYVFYCINSPQYKNRLLALAQGGATREALTKETISNFEIPFPPLATQKKIADIFSAYDDLIENNTRRIKILEEMVQTLYHEWFVKFRFPGHGHTKMVDSELGLIPEGWEVRQLSEVCQRITDGSHWSPKSVDKGYPMASVKDMYTWGLNVESCRKISQQDYDKLVRNDCKPLKNDILIAKDGNTYLKRMFVVEKEIDLVILSSIAIVRPNLDNILSYVLVFHLLDPPVKSRLKNYVSGAAIPRIILKDFARFPIVVPSIDIQHKFFNIAEAMIKDCHCLIAKNHNLRQTRDLLLPKLISGEIDVEQLDITTAEELAA, from the coding sequence GTGAATACAAAGTTTAATTTGAAGCATCCATTGGTTACACTGCAAGAAATAACTACAAAAATTGGAAGTGGTGCAACGCCTAGAGGTGGGCAGGATTCTTACAAAAGTACTGGAATAAATTTGATTCGTAGTCTTAATATTTATGATTTTCAATTTGAATATGAGGGACTTGTATTTATAGATGAGACTCAAGCTAAACAATTATCTAATGTAGAAGTAAAACTAAATGATATTTTGCTAAATATTACAGGAGCTTCCGTTGCTAGATGCTGCATGGTTCCTTCAAAACTTTTACCAGCGAGAGTGAATCAGCACGTAGCAATAGTACGGGTAAGTCCTCTCCTTGCTAATCCTTATTATGTTTTTTACTGTATTAACAGTCCACAGTATAAAAATCGTCTTTTAGCATTAGCACAGGGCGGTGCTACAAGAGAAGCATTAACTAAAGAGACTATTAGTAACTTTGAAATTCCATTTCCCCCACTCGCCACGCAGAAGAAAATCGCCGACATATTCTCAGCGTATGATGACCTAATAGAAAACAACACAAGACGCATCAAAATATTAGAAGAAATGGTACAAACCCTCTACCATGAGTGGTTTGTCAAATTCCGCTTTCCTGGTCACGGACACACCAAAATGGTTGATTCTGAATTAGGGTTAATTCCTGAAGGGTGGGAGGTAAGGCAACTATCAGAAGTTTGTCAACGTATTACTGATGGTTCTCACTGGAGTCCTAAGTCAGTTGATAAGGGATATCCAATGGCATCTGTAAAAGATATGTATACTTGGGGACTAAATGTTGAATCATGTAGGAAAATTTCTCAACAAGATTATGATAAGTTAGTGCGTAATGACTGTAAGCCCTTAAAAAATGACATTCTGATTGCTAAAGATGGTAATACCTATCTAAAGCGTATGTTTGTTGTTGAAAAAGAAATAGATCTAGTCATTTTATCTTCTATAGCAATTGTCAGACCAAATCTTGATAATATACTTTCCTATGTATTAGTTTTTCATTTACTAGATCCTCCAGTTAAATCTAGATTAAAAAACTATGTATCAGGTGCAGCGATACCTAGAATTATCTTAAAAGATTTTGCAAGATTTCCTATAGTTGTACCATCTATAGATATTCAGCATAAATTCTTTAATATTGCAGAAGCAATGATTAAAGATTGTCATTGTTTAATTGCTAAAAATCACAATCTCCGCCAAACCCGTGACTTGCTCCTCCCCAAACTCATCTCAGGAGAAATCGACGTAGAACAGCTAGACATCACCACAGCAGAGGAATTAGCTGCTTAA
- a CDS encoding type I restriction endonuclease, producing the protein MHSPHPDSEAALENSTIDLFSQLQWQTANCYHETFGTNSTLGRETRDEVVLIPKLQSALQNLNPDLPTEPIKLAIEELTRDRSTLSLANANAEIYQLLKDGVKVSFKNDEGEEQAETVKVIDWNHPENNNFFLASQFWITGEIYTRRTDLIGFVNGLPLVFIELKAHHQRLEIAYKNNLTDYKQTIPQLFWYNAFIILSNGIKSRIGSLTAKWEHYSEWKKINSEGEEGIISLDTIIRGTCEPTKLLDLIENFIFFYAAKGSLVKIVAKNHQYLGVNEAVTAVEEIKTNQGKLGVFWHTQGSGKSYSMVFFSQKVLRKFYGNWTFVIITDREDLDEQIYKNFAYAGAVTEIEKNVRAKSGEHLKQLLTVKG; encoded by the coding sequence ATGCATTCACCGCACCCAGACTCAGAAGCAGCGTTAGAAAACTCCACCATTGACCTATTCTCGCAATTGCAATGGCAAACAGCCAATTGTTACCATGAAACGTTTGGTACAAATAGCACACTGGGAAGAGAAACCAGGGATGAGGTAGTTTTAATTCCTAAACTCCAGTCAGCTTTACAAAACTTAAACCCTGATTTACCCACAGAACCTATCAAACTTGCAATTGAGGAACTCACTCGTGACAGAAGCACGTTGAGTTTAGCTAATGCGAATGCAGAAATTTATCAACTCCTCAAAGATGGGGTGAAAGTCAGTTTTAAAAATGATGAGGGTGAAGAGCAAGCAGAAACAGTTAAAGTTATAGATTGGAATCACCCAGAAAATAATAATTTTTTCCTCGCTTCCCAATTCTGGATAACAGGAGAAATTTACACCAGAAGAACAGATTTAATCGGGTTTGTCAATGGTTTACCTTTAGTATTTATCGAACTAAAAGCACATCATCAACGCTTGGAAATTGCTTATAAAAATAATCTCACAGATTACAAGCAAACTATCCCGCAACTGTTCTGGTACAACGCATTTATCATCCTTTCCAATGGTATAAAAAGTCGCATTGGTAGCTTAACTGCGAAATGGGAACATTACTCGGAATGGAAGAAAATAAACTCTGAAGGTGAAGAAGGAATAATTTCTCTAGATACGATTATTAGAGGTACTTGTGAACCTACCAAATTACTAGATTTAATTGAAAATTTTATCTTCTTTTACGCTGCTAAAGGCAGTTTAGTTAAAATCGTTGCCAAAAATCATCAATATTTAGGAGTTAACGAAGCAGTTACTGCAGTTGAAGAAATCAAAACTAATCAAGGCAAATTAGGCGTATTTTGGCATACCCAAGGTAGCGGGAAAAGTTACTCGATGGTTTTCTTTTCCCAAAAAGTGCTGCGAAAATTTTATGGTAATTGGACATTTGTAATTATCACAGATAGAGAAGATTTAGACGAGCAAATATACAAAAATTTTGCCTATGCTGGTGCTGTGACAGAAATTGAGAAAAATGTCCGCGCTAAAAGTGGAGAACACCTCAAACAACTCCTCACCGTCAAAGGTTAG
- a CDS encoding type I restriction enzyme endonuclease domain-containing protein produces MSESPPLDEKFKDASHPLRIIFVCAMWMTGFDVPSCSTIYLDKPMKNHTLMQTIARANRVFPGKVNGLIVDYIGVFRDLQQALAIYGSASGGGVQEGDTPVKAKTALVAQLREAIAQTTTFSTQKGIDFSLLDSAQGFARTKFWADAVESIIINDDAKKTFLSLAGNVHKLYKAILPDPAANEFTAINAHLQTIKEQILAEVPEVDVSQVEELLDFSITAGEFAIAQSHSQRIDLSQIDFEALKNKFASTDYQRTETEKLKSAIAQKLQQMLKLNKTRINYLEKFQQMIAQYNADSRNVQIFFNDLINFAQELGVEEKRAIAQNLTQEELAIFDLLTKPEIQLTKQEEQEVKQVAKELLQTLKQEKLVLDWKKRQQTRASVEVAIKDSLDKLPQSYSNELYEHKCQEVYQHIYENYSGKRNTQHTQF; encoded by the coding sequence GTGAGTGAATCTCCACCACTGGATGAGAAATTTAAAGATGCATCTCATCCGCTACGGATTATATTTGTCTGCGCGATGTGGATGACTGGATTTGATGTCCCCAGTTGTTCCACTATTTACCTTGACAAACCGATGAAAAACCATACTCTGATGCAAACGATCGCTAGAGCAAATCGCGTCTTTCCAGGTAAAGTTAATGGACTTATCGTTGATTACATTGGTGTCTTCCGCGATTTACAGCAAGCACTAGCTATTTATGGTTCTGCATCTGGTGGTGGTGTTCAAGAAGGAGATACCCCAGTTAAAGCGAAAACCGCTTTAGTCGCACAATTAAGAGAAGCGATCGCTCAAACTACAACATTCTCTACCCAAAAAGGTATTGATTTTTCTCTACTTGACTCAGCACAAGGTTTTGCACGCACCAAGTTCTGGGCAGATGCAGTAGAATCTATCATTATTAATGATGATGCCAAAAAAACTTTTCTTTCCCTAGCAGGTAACGTTCACAAACTCTACAAAGCTATCCTCCCAGATCCTGCTGCTAATGAGTTTACCGCTATTAATGCTCACTTGCAGACAATCAAGGAGCAAATTCTCGCAGAAGTACCAGAAGTGGATGTCTCCCAAGTGGAGGAACTATTAGATTTTTCCATCACTGCTGGTGAATTTGCGATCGCACAATCCCACTCTCAACGCATCGACTTGAGTCAAATCGACTTTGAAGCGTTAAAAAATAAATTTGCGAGTACTGACTACCAAAGAACAGAGACAGAAAAACTCAAAAGTGCGATCGCTCAAAAACTCCAGCAGATGCTCAAGTTAAATAAAACTCGCATCAACTACCTGGAAAAATTCCAGCAGATGATAGCTCAATACAATGCTGACTCCCGCAATGTGCAGATATTCTTCAATGATTTGATTAACTTTGCTCAGGAATTGGGTGTTGAAGAAAAAAGAGCGATCGCCCAAAATCTTACTCAAGAAGAACTAGCAATTTTTGACTTACTAACTAAACCAGAAATTCAACTCACCAAGCAAGAAGAACAAGAAGTTAAACAAGTTGCAAAAGAATTATTGCAAACTCTCAAACAAGAGAAATTAGTTTTGGATTGGAAGAAGCGACAGCAAACCAGAGCATCGGTAGAAGTGGCGATTAAGGATAGTTTGGATAAATTACCTCAGAGTTATTCTAACGAACTGTATGAACACAAGTGTCAGGAAGTTTATCAGCATATTTATGAAAACTATTCTGGAAAAAGGAACACTCAGCACACACAGTTTTAG
- a CDS encoding type 1 glutamine amidotransferase: MSSQQLEITIGWLYPTLMSTYGDRGNVITIERRAQWRGYHVRVLPLDQNATAADIDTVDIIVGGGAQDRQQEIVMRDLQGAKADAMRQKIANGTPGVFTCGSPQLLGHYYEPGLGQRIEGLGILDLVSIHPGENTKRCIGNLVIEVTASRLAQELEAMIGSKPYLVGFENHGGRTKLGKVEALGRVIYGLGNNGEDGTEGAFYQNAIATYSHGPLLPKNPFVADWLIQTALRLKYQQPITLTPLEDSLALQARMAMFKRLKLSLPATTAKF, encoded by the coding sequence ATGAGTTCCCAACAACTGGAAATTACAATTGGTTGGTTATATCCTACCCTGATGAGTACCTATGGCGATCGCGGTAATGTGATTACTATAGAGCGTCGCGCTCAGTGGCGTGGATATCACGTCCGAGTTTTACCTTTGGATCAAAACGCCACAGCCGCAGATATTGATACTGTGGATATTATTGTTGGTGGTGGCGCCCAAGACCGCCAGCAAGAAATCGTCATGCGGGATTTACAAGGCGCTAAAGCCGACGCTATGCGACAAAAAATCGCCAATGGAACGCCAGGAGTTTTTACCTGTGGTTCACCGCAACTATTGGGACATTATTACGAGCCAGGACTGGGACAACGAATTGAAGGTTTAGGCATACTGGATTTAGTTTCCATTCATCCAGGTGAAAATACTAAGCGCTGCATTGGTAATTTGGTAATTGAAGTTACAGCCTCTCGTCTAGCCCAGGAACTAGAAGCGATGATTGGTAGTAAACCCTATTTAGTTGGGTTTGAAAATCACGGTGGACGCACCAAGCTAGGGAAAGTGGAAGCCCTGGGGCGAGTTATTTATGGTTTAGGCAATAATGGCGAAGATGGTACAGAAGGAGCATTTTATCAGAATGCGATCGCTACCTACTCCCACGGCCCACTGTTACCCAAAAATCCCTTTGTCGCCGACTGGTTAATTCAAACAGCTTTGCGCCTGAAGTATCAGCAACCAATTACCCTCACACCTTTAGAGGATAGTTTAGCTCTACAAGCGCGAATGGCAATGTTCAAGCGGTTGAAACTGAGTTTACCTGCGACTACAGCTAAATTTTAA